The segment CAGGGTCAGTAGGTCCGGATTCCGGGGTGGGCGCTGCAACGGTCGATACGCTTTTTGGCGGCACGCAGGCAATCGCCAGACCGGGATCAACATGAGTGAATCCACGACGACCGATCCGGCCGGGGAGACACCACAGATGCAGGGACGAGACGAGCCCGAGGCTCAGAAGTGGCTCAGCGGAATCGTCTCGTTGATCGGCCTGTGGATCGCCGCGTCACCGTTCGTCTACGAAGCGGTGGTCGCGTTTACGTGGAACAACGTGGTCATCGGTGGGGCGATCTTCCTGCTTGCTGGCTACAACTACTACCGGATCGTGACCGACCATCCGACCAGCACGAGCGTGATGTCACTCGTCGCGTTGCTCGCACTGTGGACGCTCGTCGCCCCCTTCGCACTGGAGGGCCAGTTTGCGATGGAGGGCCTCGAGGTCGCGGCGTCCGCGCTTGTCTGGAGTAACGTCGTCTTCGGAATCATCGCCGCGGCGATGGCTGCGTACATCGCATACGCTGGCGGGCGTGGCGTCCGCGCCGGAACGGCGGCCGGAACCCGATAGCACGCGACTACGCGCTCTATCTGGGTTCACTTCCCGTAAAGGTGGATACCGACGACTGCGAGCGAGCTAAAGACCATTGCGGCGGCGAATCCCCAGGCCGCTTCGATGTCGGGTGCACCAGTGATCATCAACAGTGCGCCGATGGAAGCGAGCGCACCGAGCGCGAGCGCCAGTCCGACGCCCTTGTCCGTCGACTCCGATTGCGCGGTCATGCGCGCCAGTTCGAACGGGGGTCCCTTAATAGCATTTATTCGCGTCGGCGTCACCGCCCCTGCGACTCGACCCTCATTTGATCGTCGTGTGTTCGGACTCTTCGTTCAGTGCGAGGTTCGCGGCGATTTCGGCGTTTCGCATCGCGTACTGGGCGGTTTGCTGGAGGCTGACGAGAACCTCACGAACCCGAAGAAGCTCCGTATTCGGCATCTCCGGAAGATCGGCCAGGATCTCTTTTTCGCGGTCGGAAATCTCGTGGAACAGTCGTCTCACCTCGTTGGATTTGTCGTAGTCGCGTTCGACTGCGGACTCGACTGCAAGCGACGTGATCTCATCGACGAGATCGTTCAGCTCGCGGATATCCCGCATGACCGAGTTGTCCACGTCGAGCGTGTGACCCTCGGTTTCGATGACGATATCCGCGATGTCCTCGCCGTTGTCCGCGGTCAGTTCCAGGTTCTTCGCGATCGAGCGGTATCCGATCAACGGAAAACCGCTATCCAGGCCCACCGCACGGGCGAGGTTCGGATTCTGGTAGGCCGTAAAGATCAACCGAAGCAACAGGACGAAGATCTTGTTCGCCTGCCGTTCCCGGTTGAGTGCCCGCTGTGCGAGATCTGGGTTGCCGTGTGCAAGCGCTTTGATACCCTCTCCGCGCATCGTCTGTCCGGTCCGTTCCAGGCGCTCGAGCAAGTTGTCGAGCGTGAAGTCTTCGGGATCGACCGAACAGCGTATCGCGATGTTCTCGGGCGTCTCCTCGATGACCCCCAGTCCCATCAACTGCGTCTCCGCCTGGTAGACCGCGTTGATGTGTGCGGATTCGAGGGCGCCGTCTTCGCGTTCGATGCGGATCACGCGACGGCCGAGGACGTACTGGGCGACGATCGCACGCTCGACGGCGCTCGCGTCGAGATCGTCGGTATGGATGATCGCTTCGGTCTCTTCGGAGCTGGCTGACTCCGGCATCACCGTCAGGGTTCCCTTTCCGCTCGTACGAAGCGACACCTCGTCGCCCTTTTCGACGTCGTGCTCGGATGCCCACGCCGCAGGGAGCGTCATTGCGAGCGTGGAGGGACCGAGCCGCTGGACTTTCCGCGTTTCCATACCGGCTATAGTCGTGGCGCGGTCTTAATATTGACTATATCCACATTACCACGCCATCAAATAGTTATATTTTGCATCTACCATGACCTCTCTCCAATGGGCCTTATACTACTTTGACGAGCCGAGTCGTAAACCGGCCGGTTCGGACCCGTAGCCAGCCACGGAGTGCCTCATCGATCTCACCGTCGTCCGTATCGACGCGAAGGACGTCTATCCCGTCGAGTTTTTCGCCGGATGCGACGACCTCGATCTCGTCGGCACGTCCGATCACCGCCGGCGAAATCTGGTGGTTGCCACGGCCGAAGACGAATCCCTGACCGCCGATGGGCGAGACGATAATCGTAACCGGGTCCTCAAGAACCTCGAGAATCTCCGACTCCGCGGCGTCGCGAGCGAGTACCTCACCGTCTCGCCAGACGTCGACGCCGAGCGGTGAGGGTTCGATCTCGAGTTCGGTTTCGATCGCTCCGACGGTGCCGCCGGGACCGAACACGTACGTCCGGCTTGAATCGATCTCGCGAGCGAAACCGGCCGCAAGCGAGTCGACGCTCCCGCCGGAAATCTGCTTGCTCGACTGGACAGCGGGTGCGACGGGAACCGACACCACGGCCCGTAGTTGCGTTCTGACCTCGCCGTCGCGGTAGGCCGCTTCGTCGATATCCGTCACCTCGCGGGACTCGACGCGATCGAACTCGGCAGCGATCCGGCCTGCGTCGGACGGCGTCACGGCGAAGACCGACGAGTAGATTTTGACGCCTGCCGGGACACCCAGCATCGGAACCTGACTTTTGTCATCCGCGGTGTCGGTGAGTACGGACGCGACGTCGACGGCCGTTCCGTCGCCACCGACGAACAAAACGAGATCGACGCCCTGCTCCAGAAACGCACCGACCGCACCGCGAGTATCGTCCGCAGTCGTTCCGGCCTCGTCCGGTTCGAGACCGGACGAGTCGTGACCGGTCCGTTCGGACCGGTTCTCGAGACTCGAGGCGGTGTACACGACTTCGGGTTCGTAGCCCGCGTCTCGAGCAGCGTCCTCTCCCATAACGGCGGCGGCCGTATAGACGGTCAGGTCGGGCGTGCGTCGGTAGAGCGAGCGGAGCGCCTGGCGGGCGCGCTCCGGTGCTCGTGGCTCTGCACCCCGTTGCCGCGCCTCCTCGAGCGTTCCGTCGGTTCCTTTCAGGCCGACCCGACCGCCCATTCCAGCGATCGGGTTGACCACGACACCGAGTGAGTCCATAGCCGTGGTAAGGAGGGTCGGCCCAAAAGAAGTCTGATGTCCCTACGGGCGGATCAGGTCGATCTCGAGGCGAGTTCCTGTAGAACTAAGGGGGCTCGGAACCGAGCGGCGGACATGAACGCACTCACCGCAACGCTCCTTCAGACCGAACCGGCGTTACCGATGGACGTCGTTGGCTGGGGTACGTTAGTGCTGGCGCTGGTCGTCGTCCTCGTCTGGCTCGCGTACCTGTATCGCTAAGCATCTCCCGAGACGGTTTCCGATCGTTCCCGTAACCACGCCGTGGCCCGTTCGACGCTCGTCTCGTCGGTGCTTTCGATGGCGATCCGAACGAACTCCCCCGGATAGCTGCCGACGGAGACGTCGAACTCCGCACGGAGCCGTTCGACCCGGTCGAGCAGCGCGCTTTCGGGTTCGTCGATGACGACCACCTCACGGTGTGTCGGCGTCCCCGAAAACTCGGATTCCACCGTCTCGAACATCGCTCGCATTTCGCTGGGGACGCCGGGGAGAACGTAAACACCCTCGAGTACCGCACCAGGTGCGACCCCGACGTCGTTGTGAAGCGCCCGCGCACCTGCGGGAAGATCAGCCGTCCCGTCCGTCAGATCGTCGTTCGAGTACCCCTCCTGTTCGAGCCAGACGAGTGCGCCGTCGTGTTCCTCGAGTGATCGTCCGAGAGCGGCGGCGACTCCCTCCATCGTGACGTCGTCGTGAGTCGGTCCGAGCCCGCCGGTGACGATCACGGCGTCGTATTCGGCGCGATACTCGTTGACTACGCGGGCGATGTCCCCGATTCGGTCGGGGAGTGTCGTAATCCGGTCGACGGAGACGCCACGGTCCGTGAGTCGTTCACAGAGCCAGGTGGCGTTCGTATCCGTCGTCCGTCCCGCGAGCAGTTCGTCACCGACCGTTACGACAGCCGCGTTCATACGCCCCGTTTGTACCCCGCGTTCATAGGTATCTCGTCCGCCGGTCGTTGCCCGGGACGTGGATCGAACTGAATACCGGGCGGACGGCTGATACGGTCTGTTATGCTTCGGTACCGGTGATCGCTGCCAGGTCCGAGCCATCACCGGTAAAACGTTATAACGGTCCGTACGACGCAATCTCTGATCACGACTGTTCAGTACTGATGAGACTCACGACAACCGCAAGATTCAATTCTGATAATTGGGAACAGTGCAACGATGTCTCATCCGGACACAACCCCCACCGAGTCGGCTGGCATTCTTTCCGCACTCGGAAGCAAGTACAGTGCAGAGATACTCTGTGCTGCAGGAACCCCGAAATCGGCGCAGGCACTGAGCGACGACATCGAGATTCCGATCGCGACCTGCTATCGACGAATCGAAGAACTCGTCGACGCGGGCCTGTTGAGTTGTGAGGGACGGCAACTTTCCGAAGAGGGTCGTCGAACGAACATCTACCGGCGAACCCTCGACGAGCTCGAGGTCGATTTTGCGGACACGCGGCCACGGTTCTCTCGGAAACGACGCACCGAAGCCAAAAATCAACTCCAAGACCAACTCGAGGACTGATACGGCCTGTTATGATTCGTTACCGGTGATCGCTACCCCGTCCGAGCGAACACCGTAAAACGTTATAACGAACCGTACGGTTGCTCGACAGCCAGTGCATCGACAGCACAGTATTTCGTTCCTGCCTTCGATATCCCCGTCAGTACCGACCAACGGGGATCACGTAGAGTTAAGTATTCTCGAGAGAATATCTTGGTATGGCCACAGACTTCTCTGAAGATGGTGTGGATGTGTCCACCGATTCTCAGACAGCCGGGCTGCCAGTAGCAGGAACACGGCGTGTCCTGCACATCGGTCGCGACCGACCAATACGGGTCAGTGCTGGCCATCGGATTCTCCATCACGACGGCAAGTGTTCGCGACCGCACGGACACAACTACGAACTGACCGTCACCATCGCCGGAACCCTAACCGACGAGGGGTGGGTCGTCGACAAGAGCGAGGTCACGGAGGTCATCGACCAGTGGGACCACATGTTCTTGCTCGAGCGAGGAGACCCACTCATCGAGGCGTTTTCTGCGGCGGGTGACGAGGACGCGCTCGTCGTCCTCGAGCACCCGCCCACGGCGGAGGTGATGAGCCTCGTCCTCGAGGATCGCCTCGAGTCGGAACTCCCCGGGAACGTCTCTGAGGTGGCCGTGACGGTCAGCGAGACGAGCGAACTTTGTGGGGGGAGCGATCGCTGAGATGCCGGTATCGGAGACGACCGATCGGAAGGCCGTCGCGGGCCTCGACGGGACCGCGTCCGAAAGCGACCGAGATGACGCTACGACAGATCCCAACGGGCTCCCGATCAACGAGTTGTTCTACTCGCTCCAGGGCGAGGGTCGCCTGGCTGGAACGCCATCGGTGTTCGTCCGAACGAGCGGCTGCAACCTTCGGTGTTGGTTCTGTGATTCTTATCACACCTCCTGGGAGCCGACCCATGCCTGGCTCGAGCTGAGCGAAATCGTAGCCGAGATCGAAACCTACGACGCCGACCACGTCGTTCTGACCGGCGGTGAACCACTCCTTCACGAGCGAAGCGCCGATCTCCTCGACGAACTTGCCAGCCGCGACTATCACACGACAGTCGAGACGAACGGAACGATCTACCGGGATGGGCCGATCGATCTCGTTTCGATCAGCCCAAAACTCGAATCCAGTACGCCGACTCCGGAGCGCTCCCCGTCGGACGAGGACGATACTAGCTGGGAGCGCCGTCACGAAGCCGATCGGATCGATCTCGA is part of the Natrarchaeobius halalkaliphilus genome and harbors:
- a CDS encoding 6-pyruvoyl trahydropterin synthase family protein translates to MATDFSEDGVDVSTDSQTAGLPVAGTRRVLHIGRDRPIRVSAGHRILHHDGKCSRPHGHNYELTVTIAGTLTDEGWVVDKSEVTEVIDQWDHMFLLERGDPLIEAFSAAGDEDALVVLEHPPTAEVMSLVLEDRLESELPGNVSEVAVTVSETSELCGGSDR
- a CDS encoding competence/damage-inducible protein A translates to MNAAVVTVGDELLAGRTTDTNATWLCERLTDRGVSVDRITTLPDRIGDIARVVNEYRAEYDAVIVTGGLGPTHDDVTMEGVAAALGRSLEEHDGALVWLEQEGYSNDDLTDGTADLPAGARALHNDVGVAPGAVLEGVYVLPGVPSEMRAMFETVESEFSGTPTHREVVVIDEPESALLDRVERLRAEFDVSVGSYPGEFVRIAIESTDETSVERATAWLRERSETVSGDA
- a CDS encoding SPW repeat protein yields the protein MSESTTTDPAGETPQMQGRDEPEAQKWLSGIVSLIGLWIAASPFVYEAVVAFTWNNVVIGGAIFLLAGYNYYRIVTDHPTSTSVMSLVALLALWTLVAPFALEGQFAMEGLEVAASALVWSNVVFGIIAAAMAAYIAYAGGRGVRAGTAAGTR
- a CDS encoding 7-carboxy-7-deazaguanine synthase QueE translates to MPVSETTDRKAVAGLDGTASESDRDDATTDPNGLPINELFYSLQGEGRLAGTPSVFVRTSGCNLRCWFCDSYHTSWEPTHAWLELSEIVAEIETYDADHVVLTGGEPLLHERSADLLDELASRDYHTTVETNGTIYRDGPIDLVSISPKLESSTPTPERSPSDEDDTSWERRHEADRIDLESFTALIEDTEFQLKFVVTDDGDLPEILSVIAELRDAADVPIRDDDVLLMPEGATRERLAETRGRVAELAMEYGFRYTPRLHVDLWNDAPET
- a CDS encoding ATP-NAD kinase family protein, with the translated sequence MDSLGVVVNPIAGMGGRVGLKGTDGTLEEARQRGAEPRAPERARQALRSLYRRTPDLTVYTAAAVMGEDAARDAGYEPEVVYTASSLENRSERTGHDSSGLEPDEAGTTADDTRGAVGAFLEQGVDLVLFVGGDGTAVDVASVLTDTADDKSQVPMLGVPAGVKIYSSVFAVTPSDAGRIAAEFDRVESREVTDIDEAAYRDGEVRTQLRAVVSVPVAPAVQSSKQISGGSVDSLAAGFAREIDSSRTYVFGPGGTVGAIETELEIEPSPLGVDVWRDGEVLARDAAESEILEVLEDPVTIIVSPIGGQGFVFGRGNHQISPAVIGRADEIEVVASGEKLDGIDVLRVDTDDGEIDEALRGWLRVRTGRFTTRLVKVV
- a CDS encoding winged helix-turn-helix domain-containing protein; protein product: MSHPDTTPTESAGILSALGSKYSAEILCAAGTPKSAQALSDDIEIPIATCYRRIEELVDAGLLSCEGRQLSEEGRRTNIYRRTLDELEVDFADTRPRFSRKRRTEAKNQLQDQLED
- a CDS encoding DUF7525 family protein, with the protein product MTAQSESTDKGVGLALALGALASIGALLMITGAPDIEAAWGFAAAMVFSSLAVVGIHLYGK
- a CDS encoding phosphate signaling complex PhoU family protein; this encodes METRKVQRLGPSTLAMTLPAAWASEHDVEKGDEVSLRTSGKGTLTVMPESASSEETEAIIHTDDLDASAVERAIVAQYVLGRRVIRIEREDGALESAHINAVYQAETQLMGLGVIEETPENIAIRCSVDPEDFTLDNLLERLERTGQTMRGEGIKALAHGNPDLAQRALNRERQANKIFVLLLRLIFTAYQNPNLARAVGLDSGFPLIGYRSIAKNLELTADNGEDIADIVIETEGHTLDVDNSVMRDIRELNDLVDEITSLAVESAVERDYDKSNEVRRLFHEISDREKEILADLPEMPNTELLRVREVLVSLQQTAQYAMRNAEIAANLALNEESEHTTIK